The genomic DNA ttttcatcttcttcttcagtaAACAAGTTACACACCAAACCAAAATGTCATCATTTAGGAACGAGAATTATTTCGGTAATCGCTATTCTAACGACACATGGGGAGCAAATGCTGCcaatgaggaggaggaggttgtgtctggagtccctgttgatcaaaaacACAGTTGCCAGACTTGAACAAGACTCCCACTCAAACTGTTGATAAACCAAATTACCCGGCGCATCAAGTGTATCCGGATTACGGATACGGGTATGAATCTCCGTACATGCAACAAAGTGGATACGGTGCTGAGaatgcacctgttgatgaaccatatgTGCAACAAGCGGATTACAGTGGATACGGATACGGGTATGAATCTCCGTACATGCAACAAGCGGATTACAGTGGATAcggggtgaaggtggatacgggGTAGAAgatggatacggtggatacgggggtgaaggtggatacagTGGATACGATAGATATGGGGTAAaggtggatacggtggatacggaaGCTACGGTGGATACGAAGAATATGGTGGATATGGTTATGAGCCCCGTAACACACCACTTTATAAACCATCTACCCCGGGCAATCCGTTTCAAATAAATGAGGTATcacattattgttattgttaaaaatattattattattattattattattattattattgttattattattattgttattattattattattattgttagaaatattataattataattgttgttgttgttgttgtttattattattattattattattattattattattattattattattgttattattgtaaGAAATactttaattataattattattattattgttaaaaatattattattattattattgttattattattgttaaaaatattattattataattattattattattgttattattgttaaaatattattattattattattattgttattattgttaaaaatattataactataattattattattattgttattattgttaaaaatattataattataattattattgttattattgttagaaatattataattataattgttgttgttgttgttattattattattattattattgttgttgttgttgttgttattatttttattattattgttaaaaatattataattataattattattgttattgttaaaaatattattattattattattattattattattattattattattattattattattcttgttgttgttgttgttgttgttgttgttgttgttattgttgttattattattaacgtaactttttttagcgtttcatgtctctaactgatttgaagaattgggtacaagaaacGGGAAAGGAGTATGGTTACGTAATTGTTACCCGCCGATCGAAAAATATTGGTGGTACTACTGGGATGGTATGGCTTGTGTGCGACCGTAGTGGTGAGCATCGTAGTAAAGCAACAGTTAGGAAAGCTGGTAGCAAAAAAATCGGTTGCCCATTTTCATTACTCGCCATCCGGGACGTGACGAATACACGTAGGAGTTAAAAGTGGACAACGCGAACCATAACCACGAACCTACGAGGAGTCTGTTGGGCCACGCTTTTGTGCGTAGATTTACTGGAGCCGAATACAAGCTATTGGAGCAGCTAactgctcaaaacatggagccacgTATCATATTTCAAACCCTAAGAAAGCAGTTCCCCGACAGCCTGAATGTTCAGAAAGACGTGCAAAATGCGGTACAAAAAATTAGAGCGACACTAATGGACGGAAAGTCTCCTATGCAGGCACTAGAAAGCCTGCTGCATGACCACCGATTCATTTATGACACCCGACAGGAACCCAAAACAGATGTCGTAACAGAGATTTTCTTTGTTCATCCTTATTCAATCActatgtggcgtgcattcccgcaCGTGATGTTGATCGACGCGACCTACAAAACAAACCACTACAACATGCCATTTGTCCAGGTTGTTGGTATGACGTCGACTGGGAAGTCTTTTTGTATCGCACATGCCGTTATTTGTAAAGAACGAAGGGGTAACTACATGTGGGTGCTTGAGCGGATCAAGTCAATCTTGCATGAATGTATGATGCCGCGTGTGATAGTCACGGATAGGGAGCTTGCCCTAATTAACGCGTGTTCTAAAGTATTCCCGAACGCTACCAGGCTTCTATGCCACTTTCACATCGAACAAAATATAGTTAGACAATGCAAGAAAGGGTTCAATAAAGAAGATTGGGGGAAATTTATGTCGTACTGGCGGAGAGTGTGCGAATCTACTTTAGAGCCCATGTACAAGTACAACTTGGAGAAAATGTATAACCGACTCGTGGTTGCCAACCGAGAAAGTAAGTGTTCCTTCAACAAACGACTCACCCAatctattatattttacacatgcttttacatttcattattttatttttgcaGGTGTCTATGATTACGTCTACGTCTACGAAAACTAGCTCAAAGACTATAAAGAAATGTTCGTTTATGCGTGGACCGATAAGTGTCGCAACTTTGGTCAGCGCACCAccaacagagttgagagccagcACGCAAATTTAAAAAGACACATTACGCGCGGGAGTTCATTGGAGCGAATAGCAAGATGCGTCATTGATATAGTTGAAACTCAGTATGATGAAATAGAAAAAAGTTTCACCGAGAGCATCGAAAAAATGATGAACCACCACAGACACCCGCTGTTGGACAACCTACGTGGAAAGGTTTCCTATGAAGCACTTGATTTGCTGGCAAAAGAGCTAATGAGGAAGCTGGAGGTGTTGCGGAAACTTAACGCATCATGTGGTTGCCATATGTGGCTTAGCTGTGGATTGCCGTGTGCTTGTAGGCTGGAAAACTACAAACGTACAGGTAAAAATATTAAAACCACAAACCTTTTGTTATTTTGTACGATTTAGCTGTTTCTCACACTGTATTAACTTAACTGTGCAGGGCGTATGATACAACTCGACGACATAGATGTATTCTGGCGTAAGCTTGACTTGCTCCCGTGTAAATTGGTAGACGAGGAAGTCGATATTGTAGCAGAACTCAATAATGTGCGGCAACATTTAGAGGCGCAGTCCCCCATTCAGCAAAAGAGTATGCTTTCAAAGATAAAAGCGGTCTTCACCCCGAAATCGTCAACCAAGAAACCACCGATCGTCCAGCAAAATACTCACGGTCGGCCTACATCAAAGAAAGTACAAGAAAGGCTAGATGAAGCTGCGAGGTTAGACGAAGCTGCGAGATACAGCTCCTATGGCGATGACAACAACGTATATACCGCTTCCCCCAAACATAGGTACGATTTACCCCGACACAGCTCATACGTACCGTTAGAGGGCTCTCGTGGAACTGGTTCGGTTGTAaagtctgaaaaacctaaaatacAGCGAAACAGTTCAACGAGTTCTATAAAGAAGGAGACATGGGATGATCAGGGTTTTCCATTAATGAAGGGGGACGAGCACTTGTTAAGCATTAAGAGGTTTAAGAATCAAATTCCATCAGCGTTTCACTCTTACATATCGCGTATACAAGATGTGACCCCAGACGGTCATTGTGGGTACAGGTTTGTGGCTGTCGGGTTAGGTTTTACGTAACACGTATGGCCCCGTATTCGAAGTGATTTACTACTGCAGATTGACCATAACAAGCCGCGTTGGAAGCATGTATTCGAAACATATAACAAAGGAGACTTTAAACAAATACGTAACAGCATTGAATGGCATTCAGTGAAAGGGTGCGATCAAAGTCACTGGATGGAAATGCCCCACGTAGGGCTTCTCGTAGCGCAAAGATATAATATTGTCCTCCACGTGCTAAGCATCAAATGGAGCTCTACCATCTTCCCATTAACGGATACCCCACTAGATCCACGACCTCAAGCGATAACGCTCATACATGTTGACGGGGGACACTTCATACATGCTAAGTTAGAAGGAGACTACCCCATGCCTTTAGTGACCCCGTTGTGGTCGACATCGATCAATAGCTGCGAAACGGTAGGAAGAAATGTATAGACCGCGGTTACAACACTACTACGAGTTAATCAATCCTAAATTAGACTCAGACAAAGACAGAGAACCGAGTTTAAATGTTATCGAAGATTAAGCGgaaacttgtatttttgtaaattgtagaaattttttaatttataatgtTTGTATCATTAAGCGGAAAcgagtttttaatttttataattcataatttttgtattatttttagattttctaaattatatttgtattatttatcaAGTAATATTGTTTtctataaataaacaaaggaaaacacaaaaaaataaaaaaaatggagctttgtatacgctgcgtagggattCTTACGCAACGTATGAGAAGCAAATGACAAAACAGCCCCTGTGTTTGGCTTCATATAGACTCAGCACAAGGGTAAAAAGGTAAAATGACAACATGAATACGTAGCGTATTGATCCATACGCATCATATGTTAAAGGCGGACGATTTTCCCCCCAAATcaaagtttcaaaataaaaataagttaaatTACTTTTTTGCCTTTCTGTTAGGGCTATACGAGGCTGATTACAAGGGCAAAAAGGTCATTTTCTGACCTTTATATACGCTTCGTATGGTTCTCTACGCAACGTTTTTAAAGGTCATAAATACCCTTCTATCCATGCTTCGTATAGGCTCAACAGAAGGGTATAAAGGTCATTCTCatgacctttatatacgctgcgttgAGAGCCATACGCATCGTATATAAAGGCCAGAAAATGACCTTTTTGCCCTTGTAATCAGCCTCATGTAGCCCTAACagaagggcaaaatggtaatttcacAAGTCAAATGACCTTTTTTGACTTTTGTATACACTTCGTAGGGACctctacgctgcgtataggttcTGATTTAAATCAGGAAAACCCCTACGCAGCTCTGTTCTTCCCCAATTGCAAACACACACACAATACAGAGACATACAAAGGTGACTACGTATACACACGAATTCGAAGTATAAACCAGGTATTTACTCAACCTATTTAactaattttgttttttttagtattttatcCGTAAGTCAGGGGTGTATCTACtgtaaattagggtttacagtgaATTAGGGGTGTTTGTTTGATTTATTTGAATGTTGTGTCTAGTTGCTTTACATGTCTAGGGTTTACAGTGAATTAGGGGTTTATAGTGAATTAGGGGTCGTTTgattgtttgtttgattgttgtGTCTAGTTGCTTAGAATATGTTAAGGCCTTCGTTATGGATTTGGATTGTGTTTAACTTAGAATATGTGTAAGTTGATAATGTTTGGCAAAATAAGATAAGCAGATTTGGAGTTTTTTGCTTGTAGGTGCCATTGTTATTTTAGAACTGAATATTTTAGTGGGTCGCTGAACAATATAGAACTGAATATTTTAGTGGGTTGCTGAACATTGCTATGGATTTGGATTGTGTTTATGGGTCGCTGAACAATATAGAACTGAATATTTTAGTGGGTTATAACTGAATATGCTGCTGCAAATACTACTCTAGTTTTTCTTAATTATGCAAACACAGCCGTTTAAACGCCCCTTTACGGCTGCAAACGCGGCCGCAAACGGCTGTGATTTCGCTGCCGTTTGCTGCTGCGTTTGCAGCCATAAAAGGATGTTTAAACGGATGCAAACGC from Helianthus annuus cultivar XRQ/B chromosome 7, HanXRQr2.0-SUNRISE, whole genome shotgun sequence includes the following:
- the LOC118480232 gene encoding uncharacterized protein LOC118480232; the encoded protein is MFVYAWTDKCRNFGQRTTNRVESQHANLKRHITRGSSLERIARCVIDIVETQYDEIEKSFTESIEKMMNHHRHPLLDNLRGKVSYEALDLLAKELMRKLEVLRKLNASCGCHMWLSCGLPCACRLENYKRTGRMIQLDDIDVFWRKLDLLPCKLVDEEVDIVAELNNVRQHLEAQSPIQQKSMLSKIKAVFTPKSSTKKPPIVQQNTHGRPTSKKVQERLDEAARLDEAARYSSYGDDNNVYTASPKHRYDLPRHSSYVPLEGSRGTGSVVKSEKPKIQRNSSTSSIKKETWDDQGFPLMKGDEHLLSIKRFKNQIPSAFHSYISRIQDVTPDGHCGYRFVAVGLGFT